A genomic region of Salinibacter pepae contains the following coding sequences:
- a CDS encoding cell wall hydrolase — MNARRSILGAAAGILLLAPAPVLEAPGSVEAPQEATAPSPDACVASPTDRRGSVNALSAAFAPAEGPSSDTVAVAPPPNLEGPTLWLARAIYSETKLPHEQELVAWVVRNRVETAYRGRRTYRAVVLDPYQFSAFNPGAAKRARYLRLQPEAPLPRWRQALWVARYVRHAEGRAYRPFPVETRHFYSERSMRGRAVPYWAERGGFVAPDPGRYAVEERRFRFFKQAS; from the coding sequence ATGAACGCACGCAGATCGATCCTCGGGGCCGCCGCCGGTATTCTGCTGCTCGCGCCCGCACCGGTGCTTGAGGCGCCCGGTTCCGTAGAGGCGCCGCAGGAGGCGACGGCGCCCAGTCCGGATGCGTGTGTCGCCTCCCCCACCGACCGCCGGGGTTCGGTCAATGCCCTGAGTGCCGCGTTTGCCCCAGCAGAGGGACCGTCCAGCGACACCGTAGCGGTGGCCCCGCCCCCGAATCTGGAGGGGCCCACCCTGTGGCTGGCCCGGGCCATCTACTCGGAGACGAAGCTGCCCCACGAGCAGGAGCTGGTCGCCTGGGTGGTGCGCAACCGCGTGGAGACCGCCTACCGGGGCCGCCGCACCTACCGGGCGGTCGTGCTGGATCCCTACCAGTTTAGCGCCTTCAACCCCGGGGCCGCGAAGCGGGCCCGCTACCTGCGGCTCCAGCCGGAGGCCCCGCTCCCGCGGTGGCGGCAGGCCCTCTGGGTGGCCCGCTACGTGCGGCACGCCGAGGGGCGGGCCTACCGTCCGTTTCCGGTCGAGACGCGGCATTTCTACAGCGAGCGGTCGATGCGGGGGCGGGCGGTGCCCTACTGGGCGGAGCGGGGGGGCTTTGTGGCGCCGGACCCCGGCCGGTACGCGGTCGAGGAGCGGCGCTTCCGGTTCTTTAAACAGGCGTCGTAG
- a CDS encoding alpha/beta fold hydrolase, whose amino-acid sequence MTDSNLNVEVRGRPENPPVLLLHGWGRSLQDLRPLTRALTDAYWTHAIDLPGHGASPPPPEPWGVAEHAQLLHDYVRTEIQSSVTVVGHSNGGRIALYMAGTPAHAAAIDRLALVSPSGVAPERAWAYHLRSGLATALKAPVQALPSPLQAPAEDWLRHSLAWRLLGSADYNAQDGVMRETFVKTVNDHLDEELVRIQVPTLLFWGTEDEAVSRRQMEVMTSKIDDCGLVELDGAGHFGHLDRPDTVQAGLRHFLENS is encoded by the coding sequence GTGACGGATTCCAATTTGAACGTCGAGGTTCGGGGACGCCCCGAGAATCCCCCGGTCCTTCTGCTGCACGGCTGGGGACGGAGCCTACAGGACCTACGCCCCCTCACCCGGGCCCTCACGGACGCCTACTGGACGCACGCCATAGACCTGCCGGGACACGGCGCTTCCCCCCCACCCCCTGAGCCCTGGGGGGTTGCTGAGCACGCACAGTTGCTCCACGACTACGTCCGAACGGAGATTCAGTCGAGCGTCACGGTAGTGGGGCACTCGAACGGCGGACGCATCGCGCTGTACATGGCCGGTACGCCGGCGCACGCGGCCGCCATCGACCGGCTCGCGCTCGTCAGCCCCTCCGGGGTTGCGCCCGAACGGGCATGGGCCTACCACCTGCGGTCGGGGCTGGCCACGGCCCTGAAGGCCCCCGTGCAGGCCCTTCCGTCCCCCCTCCAGGCCCCGGCCGAGGACTGGCTCCGCCATTCGCTCGCCTGGCGCCTGCTCGGCTCCGCCGACTACAACGCCCAGGACGGCGTCATGCGCGAGACGTTCGTCAAGACCGTGAACGACCACCTCGACGAGGAACTGGTGCGCATTCAGGTCCCGACCCTCCTGTTCTGGGGCACCGAGGACGAGGCGGTTTCACGGCGGCAGATGGAGGTGATGACCTCGAAGATCGATGACTGCGGGCTCGTGGAGCTCGACGGCGCCGGCCACTTCGGGCACCTCGACCGGCCGGACACGGTCCAGGCCGGGCTCCGTCATTTCCTGGAGAACTCGTAG
- a CDS encoding acetoin utilization protein AcuC has product MATFLFHDRYLDYHFGPQHPFSPVRQEMTTDLLEALGAPVEPVAPPVATREEVRQVHGEQFVEKVEAASDGTPPPEARAFGLNTGDVPVFEGMDAAARGLVGGTLHGARLIADGDATRVLQFGGGLHHAHRARASGFCVYNDLSVAIHALRAQGLRVAYVDVDVHHGDGVQHLHDDDPGVLTVSLHETGRALFPGTGHVEEIGKGAGRGFSLNVPLAPHTEPDSYLDAFEHVVPHALQHFQPDVIVAQCGADAHFNDPLADLLLTTQAYGTIFRRLLALADDHAGGRLLCTLGGGYQLDTVSRVWALLALLVLGGELPDTLPHDYRERWEARLDASLTPTLHDPERTFDVARQSSIETQNRRTSEQALEQVASHWHHA; this is encoded by the coding sequence ATGGCCACGTTCCTGTTCCACGACCGCTATCTCGACTACCATTTCGGCCCCCAGCATCCCTTCAGCCCCGTCCGCCAAGAGATGACGACGGACCTTTTGGAGGCGCTCGGGGCGCCCGTGGAGCCGGTGGCGCCCCCGGTGGCGACCCGCGAAGAGGTGCGGCAGGTCCACGGCGAGCAGTTCGTGGAGAAGGTCGAGGCCGCGTCGGATGGCACGCCGCCCCCGGAGGCCCGCGCCTTCGGCCTCAACACGGGGGACGTGCCGGTCTTCGAGGGCATGGACGCCGCGGCCCGTGGCCTCGTGGGCGGGACGCTCCACGGGGCGCGGCTGATTGCCGACGGGGACGCGACCCGCGTGCTCCAGTTCGGGGGCGGGCTCCATCACGCGCACCGGGCCCGGGCCTCCGGGTTTTGCGTGTACAACGACCTGTCGGTCGCCATCCACGCGCTTCGCGCGCAGGGGCTCCGCGTCGCCTACGTGGATGTGGACGTGCACCACGGGGATGGCGTCCAGCACCTGCACGACGACGATCCTGGGGTGCTCACGGTTAGCCTCCACGAGACGGGCCGCGCCCTCTTCCCGGGCACCGGACACGTCGAAGAGATTGGCAAGGGGGCCGGCCGGGGCTTCTCGCTGAACGTTCCGCTGGCCCCGCACACCGAGCCGGACAGCTACCTGGACGCCTTCGAGCACGTGGTGCCCCACGCCCTGCAGCACTTCCAGCCGGACGTGATCGTCGCGCAGTGCGGGGCCGACGCCCACTTCAACGACCCCCTGGCCGACCTTCTTCTCACGACGCAGGCCTACGGTACGATTTTTCGCCGCCTCCTTGCCCTCGCCGACGACCACGCCGGGGGGCGCCTGCTCTGCACCCTCGGCGGGGGATACCAGCTCGACACGGTGTCACGAGTCTGGGCGCTTCTCGCGCTGCTCGTTCTGGGCGGCGAGCTGCCGGACACCCTCCCCCACGACTACCGGGAACGGTGGGAGGCACGCCTCGACGCTTCCCTGACGCCGACCCTTCACGACCCCGAGCGAACGTTCGACGTGGCCCGTCAGTCCTCCATCGAGACGCAGAACCGACGCACGAGCGAACAGGCCCTGGAACAGGTGGCGTCGCATTGGCACCACGCCTAG
- the rho gene encoding transcription termination factor Rho yields the protein MSENDNESFRRLLELIGEKKYGFMRELRPDLPKDEDDPFMPPPLIGKFNLRDGVIIEGDLKPGRKGGMQVGWIDSVMGLPPEEWAQLKDFDQGASVYPDEKLDLITGTDDESMRVLDLVAPLGKGQRALIVSPPRAGKTVLLKDIAAGVTENHPEVELVSLLVDERPEEVTDFRRTTEAQVFASSNDRGEDNHVRVSTLAMEHAKRLVETGKDVVVLLDSLTRLGRTFNLWVDGSGRTLSGGLDAEALKVPRQIFGSARNIEGGGSLTIIATALVDTGSRMDEVIFEEFKGTGNSEIVLDREMADKRIFPAVNLRESGTRNEERLLGEVRRKKHNQLFRALNSRAPIEAMQALLRHLRNSPSNAHLLNELVPE from the coding sequence ATGTCAGAAAACGACAACGAATCATTTCGGAGGCTCCTCGAGCTCATCGGCGAAAAGAAGTACGGCTTCATGCGCGAGCTGCGGCCGGACCTGCCGAAGGACGAGGACGATCCCTTCATGCCGCCACCGCTCATTGGCAAGTTTAATCTCCGCGATGGGGTAATCATTGAGGGCGACCTGAAGCCGGGCCGGAAAGGGGGCATGCAGGTGGGTTGGATCGACTCCGTGATGGGCCTTCCCCCCGAAGAGTGGGCGCAACTCAAGGACTTTGACCAGGGGGCGAGTGTATACCCGGACGAGAAGTTGGACCTGATTACCGGCACCGACGACGAGTCGATGCGGGTGCTGGATCTTGTTGCCCCCCTCGGCAAGGGGCAGCGCGCCCTGATCGTGTCGCCGCCCCGGGCCGGAAAGACGGTTTTGCTGAAGGACATCGCCGCGGGCGTCACGGAAAACCACCCGGAGGTTGAACTCGTCTCGTTGCTGGTGGACGAACGCCCCGAGGAGGTCACCGACTTCCGCCGGACGACGGAGGCCCAGGTGTTTGCCTCCTCCAACGACCGTGGTGAGGACAACCACGTGCGGGTCTCGACCCTGGCGATGGAGCACGCCAAGCGGCTCGTCGAGACGGGCAAGGATGTCGTGGTTCTGCTCGACTCCCTCACCCGTCTCGGGCGGACCTTCAACCTGTGGGTCGACGGCAGCGGCCGCACGCTGTCCGGCGGCCTGGACGCGGAGGCGCTCAAGGTGCCGCGCCAGATCTTCGGGTCGGCGCGCAACATTGAGGGCGGCGGCTCGCTGACGATCATCGCTACCGCGCTGGTCGACACCGGAAGCCGGATGGACGAGGTCATCTTCGAGGAGTTCAAGGGCACCGGCAACTCCGAGATCGTGCTCGACCGGGAGATGGCCGACAAACGCATCTTCCCGGCCGTCAACCTCCGCGAGAGCGGGACCCGGAACGAGGAGCGCCTCCTCGGCGAGGTGCGGCGCAAGAAGCACAACCAGCTGTTTCGGGCGCTCAACTCGCGGGCCCCAATCGAGGCGATGCAGGCCCTGCTTCGGCACCTGCGCAACAGCCCGTCCAATGCGCACCTGCTGAACGAGCTCGTCCCCGAGTAG
- a CDS encoding UDP-N-acetylmuramoyl-tripeptide--D-alanyl-D-alanine ligase gives MTSALIFFGVVATLFAGWRAGRRIRFFLHIFQLETYKFGRYGRWLAGHVPSLIVRPSHGVGAAALAGGGLVASVAAPSWGALAVLLMWPMAFISSRRYRSDQEKKPLAFTDRMVRLAIPTALLALLPVASGGLYGWTLGSPTGVLWYLGGFLAADLGAPLWVALGAALMHPIETAIQRGFKRQARRRLQTRSDLSVIGITGSYGKTSTKFIVAELLRQKYNVYATPSSYNTPMGLCLAVNEHLKPEHQVLVLEYGIRYPGDMDALCDIAEPDASVVTTIGVAHLETMGSQDRIAAEKGMLVERTAPDGPAVLNVDDERVAAMAERAAGPVWRISTEGHPDADITAGDIRYDTGGTAFDVTDNTGTTVAFETQLLGRHNVLNVLLAVAVGRSMGLRLRQMAHAVRRVQPIEHRLQLRSQGDVTIIDDAFNSNPVGARNAVEILSEMDGGKRVIVTPGMVELGDRQWTENKDFGAVLAQHDLDLVVLVGEEQTAPIQAGLSEGGAPAERIMVVDSLAEAQEILERRLGPGDVVLYENDLPDQYSV, from the coding sequence ATGACGAGCGCGCTCATTTTTTTCGGCGTCGTCGCCACCCTGTTCGCCGGGTGGCGGGCCGGACGCCGGATCCGGTTTTTCCTCCACATCTTCCAGCTGGAGACGTATAAGTTTGGCCGGTACGGGCGCTGGCTGGCCGGCCACGTGCCGTCGCTGATCGTGCGTCCCTCCCACGGCGTGGGGGCCGCCGCACTCGCAGGAGGTGGGCTCGTCGCCTCCGTCGCCGCCCCGAGCTGGGGTGCGCTCGCCGTCCTCCTGATGTGGCCGATGGCATTCATTTCGTCCCGCCGCTACCGGAGCGACCAGGAGAAAAAACCCCTCGCGTTCACGGACCGCATGGTGCGCCTCGCCATCCCCACGGCCCTGCTGGCCCTGCTCCCTGTCGCCTCCGGGGGCCTGTACGGGTGGACCCTTGGGTCCCCGACGGGCGTGCTGTGGTACCTGGGCGGCTTCCTCGCGGCCGACCTCGGGGCGCCCCTGTGGGTGGCCCTGGGCGCCGCCCTCATGCACCCCATCGAAACGGCCATCCAGCGGGGCTTCAAGCGACAGGCCCGGCGCCGCCTCCAAACGCGCTCGGACCTCTCCGTGATCGGCATTACGGGCTCGTACGGCAAGACGAGCACGAAATTTATCGTCGCCGAGCTCCTCCGACAGAAGTACAACGTGTACGCCACGCCGAGCTCCTACAACACCCCCATGGGGCTCTGCCTCGCCGTCAACGAGCACCTAAAGCCCGAGCACCAGGTGCTGGTACTGGAGTACGGCATTCGCTACCCCGGCGACATGGATGCGCTCTGCGACATTGCCGAGCCGGACGCGTCGGTCGTGACCACCATAGGGGTGGCCCACCTCGAAACCATGGGCTCCCAGGACCGCATCGCGGCGGAGAAGGGCATGCTCGTGGAGCGGACGGCCCCCGACGGGCCCGCGGTCCTGAACGTGGACGACGAGCGCGTGGCCGCCATGGCCGAGCGCGCTGCCGGCCCGGTCTGGCGGATCTCGACCGAGGGGCACCCCGACGCCGACATCACCGCCGGCGACATCCGGTACGACACCGGCGGCACCGCCTTCGACGTGACGGACAACACAGGCACTACGGTGGCGTTCGAGACCCAGCTGCTGGGCCGCCACAACGTGCTCAACGTGCTTCTGGCCGTCGCCGTGGGGCGGTCGATGGGGCTTCGGCTCCGTCAGATGGCCCACGCGGTCCGGCGCGTCCAGCCCATCGAGCATCGCCTCCAGCTTCGGAGCCAGGGCGACGTCACGATCATCGACGATGCCTTCAACTCGAACCCCGTCGGGGCCCGGAATGCCGTCGAGATTCTGAGCGAAATGGACGGTGGAAAGCGCGTGATCGTAACGCCGGGGATGGTGGAGCTTGGGGACCGGCAGTGGACGGAAAACAAGGACTTCGGCGCCGTTCTCGCGCAGCACGACCTCGACCTCGTGGTCCTGGTCGGAGAGGAACAAACGGCCCCAATCCAGGCGGGGCTCTCGGAGGGCGGGGCTCCGGCGGAGCGGATCATGGTCGTCGACTCCCTCGCCGAGGCCCAAGAAATTCTCGAACGGAGATTGGGACCGGGCGACGTGGTGCTTTACGAAAACGACCTGCCCGACCAGTACAGCGTGTGA